One window of the Trifolium pratense cultivar HEN17-A07 linkage group LG2, ARS_RC_1.1, whole genome shotgun sequence genome contains the following:
- the LOC123908776 gene encoding stress-response A/B barrel domain-containing protein HS1-like — MAEGIVKHIVLSKFKDETSEEQIDEIIKGYANLVNLIPQIKSFRWGKDVSAENLNQGFTHIYESTFDSVEAIAEFIAHPSHVEYANLSLPYVENVLAVDYKPTIVNL, encoded by the exons ATGGCGGAAGGAATAGTGAAACATATAGTCCTGTCAAAGTTCAAGGATGAAACCTCTGAAGAACAAATTGATGAAATAATCAAGGGCTATGCCAATCTCGTCAATCTCATCCCACAGATCAAATCATTCCGCTG GGGCAAAGATGTAAGTGCTGAAAACCTGAACCAAGGTTTTACTCATATATATGAATCAACCTTTGATAGTGTGGAAGCCATTGCCGAGTTTATAGCTCATCCTTCCCATGTTGAGTATGCAAATTTGTCCCTTCCCTACGTGGAGAATGTGCTTGCAGTTGACTATAAGCCCACAATCGTTAACCTTTGA
- the LOC123909661 gene encoding stress-response A/B barrel domain-containing protein HS1-like, translating to MAEAKGIVKHIVLAKFKDEFSEQQIEEQIKGYANLVNLIPQMKSLHWGKDISAENLHQGFTHVFESTFESVEAIAEYVAHPAHVEYANLFLSSLEKVIVIDYKPTIVNL from the exons ATGGCGGAAGCAAAGGGAATAGTGAAACACATAGTCCTTGCAAAGTTCAAAGATGAATTCTCTGAACAACAAATCGAAGAACAAATCAAGGGCTATGCCAATCTCGTCAATCTCATCCCACAGATGAAATCATTACACTG GGGCAAGGATATAAGTGCTGAAAACCTGCACCAAGGTTTTACTCATGTATTTGAATCAACCTTTGAGAGTGTGGAAGCCATTGCAGAGTATGTAGCTCATCCTGCCCATGTTGAGTATGCAAATTTGTTCCTTTCTTCGTTGGAGAAAGTAATTGTAATCGACTATAAGCCCACAATCGTTAACCTTTGA
- the LOC123909662 gene encoding stress-response A/B barrel domain-containing protein HS1-like, with product MQHYNYIIYEVKESSEKGRKEMAEVKGIVKHIVLAKFKDEISEEQIDELIKGFANLVNLVPQMKSFHWGKDVSAENLHQGFTHVFETTFESVEAIAEYTAHPSHVEYANLFVASLDKLLAVDYKPTIVNL from the exons ATGCAACATTACaactatattatatatgaagTGAAAGAAAGCAGtgaaaaaggaagaaaagaaaTGGCGGAAGTAAAAGGAATAGTGAAACACATAGTCCTCGCAAAGTTCAAGGATGAAATCTCTGAAGAACAAATTGATGAACTAATCAAGGGCTTTGCCAATCTGGTCAATCTCGTCCCACAAATGAAATCATTCCACTG GGGCAAGGATGTAAGTGCTGAAAACCTGCACCAAGGTTTTACTCATGTATTTGAAACAACCTTTGAGAGTGTGGAAGCCATTGCAGAGTATACAGCTCATCCTAGCCATGTTGAGTATGCAAATTTGTTCGTTGCCTCCTTGGACAAACTGCTTGCAGTTGACTATAAGCCCACAATCGTTAacctttga
- the LOC123910312 gene encoding 20 kDa chaperonin, chloroplastic-like: MATTQLTASSISTRNLSSFEGFRTSAIQFSRNNARIGIFSQRSFPSMVVKAAATVVTPKHTTLKPLGDRVLVRIKDAEEKTVGGIILPSTAQSKPQGGEVVAVGEGKTIGKSKVEISVKAGAQVVYSKYAGTEVEFNGSKHLILKDDDIVGILETEEVKDLKPLNDRVLIKIAEAEEKTAGGLLLTEATKEKPSIGTVIAVGPGPVDDEGNRKPLSITPGNTVLYSKYAGNDFKGKDGSDYIALRASDVIAILS, from the exons ATGGCGACTACTCAACTCACTGCATCATCGATTTCTACGAGGAACTTGTCATCCTTTGAAGGGTTTAGAACTTCTGCAATTCAATTTTCTCGTAACAATGCTAGAATTGGCATTTTCTCACAAAGATCGTTCCCGTCTATGGTTGTTAAAGCTGCTGCCACTGTTGTTACCCCCAAG CATACCACTTTAAAGCCACTAGGTGATAGAGTACTGGTAAGAATTAAGGACGCAGAAGAGAAAACTGTAGGTGGAATTATACTTCCATCAACTGCTCAGTCAAAGCCTCAGGGGGGTGAGGTTGTTGCTGTTGGAGAAGGGAAGACAATTGGGAAGAGCAAAGTGGAAATTAGTGTGAAG GCAGGTGCACAAGTTGTGTATTCAAAGTATGCAGGAACTGAGGTAGAGTTCAATGGTTCAAAACATCTTATACTGAAGGATGATGACATTGTTGGTATCCTTGAAACAGAGGAGGTTAAGGATCTTAAACCCTTGAATGATAGAGTCTTGATAAAG ATTGCAGAAGCTGAGGAAAAAACTGCTGGTGGTTTGTTGCTCACAGAGGCAACCAAGGAGAAACCATCCATTGGCACC GTGATAGCAGTTGGTCCAGGGCCTGTGGATGATGAAGGCAACCGAAAACCATTATCCATTACACCCGGGAATACAGTTCTATACTCCAAATATGCAGGGAATGACTTCAAGGGCAAAGATGGTTCTGACTATATTGCTTTGAGAGCCTCAGATGTCATTGCTATCCTCTCTTAG